One window of the Pseudomonas knackmussii B13 genome contains the following:
- a CDS encoding transglutaminase TgpA family protein, with the protein MNRQPLPRIALTWLLVAQALVILPHLQHLPMWVVGFWLGCAAWRVQVYRMRANYPNGIAKMALVVAAAAGVWLSRGSLIGLDAGVVLLIAAFVIKLVELKTRRDALVMILLGFFAVATSYLFDASMVAALFSLLPVTALLAALIGLQQSSFAEGPWRTLRLAAGLLAQAIPLMLLLFLLFPRMGPLWSLPLPGARASTGLSDSMAPGDFVELSQSADLAFRVKFDGPPPPQDQLYWRALTLESFDGERWTQSWRAQSDAPPQWTRQGPSLNYQVIMQPSARSWLFGLDVIGDGPGDARLMSDFRLERKGPVQEVLMYRVVSWPQALREPNSSATSLRRDLQLPARGNPRTRAWVQELRDRYPQPEQLVQAVLRHFHDQPYAYTLRPPATGEQRIDGFLFDTRRGFCEHYAGAMTFVLRAAGIPARVVTGYQGGELNPGGDYLLVHQFDAHAWVEYWQAGKGWRTVDPTFQVAPSRIERGLQDAMAEEGSFLSDSPFSLVRYRGFGLLNQLRLSWDNLNYDWQRWVLGYQGEQQSRMLQRWFGTLDTVWIGIALVGGCGVLLALLALWLFKPWRHARDPHLRQFARFEQLLATQGLQRIAGEGPRAFAERAMRQLPTQAADIGAFVDAFERQRYGNAASAPGELRSRLARLRRSLPWFRWR; encoded by the coding sequence ATGAATCGCCAGCCGCTGCCGCGCATCGCCCTGACCTGGCTGCTGGTGGCGCAGGCGCTGGTGATACTGCCGCACCTGCAGCATCTGCCGATGTGGGTGGTGGGCTTCTGGCTGGGCTGCGCGGCCTGGCGCGTGCAGGTCTACCGGATGCGTGCGAACTATCCCAACGGCATCGCCAAGATGGCGCTGGTCGTGGCTGCGGCGGCTGGGGTCTGGCTGTCGCGCGGCTCGCTGATCGGCCTGGATGCTGGCGTGGTGCTGCTGATCGCCGCTTTCGTCATCAAGCTGGTGGAGCTCAAGACCCGCCGTGATGCACTGGTGATGATCCTGCTTGGCTTCTTCGCCGTGGCCACCAGCTACCTGTTCGACGCCAGCATGGTGGCGGCGTTGTTCAGCCTGCTGCCGGTGACAGCGCTGTTGGCGGCGCTGATCGGCCTGCAACAGAGCAGCTTCGCCGAAGGTCCCTGGCGGACGCTCAGATTGGCCGCCGGGCTGCTCGCCCAGGCCATTCCGTTGATGCTGTTGCTGTTTCTGCTGTTCCCGCGCATGGGGCCGCTGTGGTCGCTGCCGCTGCCGGGCGCGCGGGCCAGCACCGGGCTCAGCGACTCGATGGCGCCGGGGGACTTCGTCGAGCTCAGCCAGTCGGCCGACCTGGCGTTCCGCGTCAAGTTCGATGGCCCGCCACCGCCGCAGGACCAGCTCTACTGGCGCGCCCTGACCCTGGAGAGTTTCGACGGCGAGCGCTGGACCCAGAGCTGGCGCGCGCAGTCCGATGCCCCGCCGCAATGGACCCGCCAAGGCCCGTCGTTGAATTACCAGGTGATCATGCAACCCAGCGCCCGGTCCTGGCTGTTCGGCCTCGACGTGATCGGCGACGGGCCCGGTGATGCGCGGCTGATGAGCGACTTCCGCCTGGAGCGCAAGGGCCCGGTGCAGGAAGTCCTGATGTACCGCGTGGTCTCCTGGCCGCAGGCCCTGCGCGAGCCGAACAGCAGCGCCACGAGCCTGCGTCGCGACTTGCAACTGCCGGCGCGCGGCAACCCCCGCACGCGCGCCTGGGTGCAGGAGCTACGCGATCGCTACCCGCAGCCGGAGCAACTGGTGCAGGCTGTCCTGCGGCACTTCCACGACCAGCCCTACGCATACACCCTGCGGCCGCCTGCGACCGGTGAGCAGCGCATCGACGGCTTCCTCTTCGATACCCGCCGCGGCTTCTGCGAGCACTACGCCGGCGCCATGACCTTCGTGCTGCGCGCAGCCGGCATCCCCGCGCGGGTGGTGACCGGCTACCAGGGCGGCGAACTGAATCCGGGCGGCGACTACCTGCTGGTGCATCAGTTCGACGCCCACGCCTGGGTCGAGTACTGGCAGGCCGGCAAGGGCTGGCGCACCGTCGATCCGACCTTCCAGGTCGCGCCTTCGCGTATCGAACGCGGTTTGCAGGACGCTATGGCGGAGGAGGGCAGCTTCCTCTCCGACTCCCCATTCTCCCTGGTGCGCTACCGCGGTTTCGGCCTGCTCAACCAGCTGCGCCTGAGCTGGGACAACCTCAATTACGACTGGCAGCGCTGGGTGCTGGGCTACCAGGGCGAGCAGCAGTCGCGGATGCTCCAGCGCTGGTTCGGCACGCTCGACACGGTGTGGATCGGCATCGCCCTGGTCGGCGGCTGCGGCGTTCTGCTGGCGCTGCTCGCGCTCTGGCTGTTCAAACCCTGGCGCCATGCACGTGACCCGCACCTGCGACAGTTCGCCCGCTTCGAGCAACTACTGGCCACGCAGGGGCTGCAGCGAATCGCAGGGGAAGGGCCGCGCGCTTTCGCCGAGCGAGCGATGCGCCAGTTGCCGACACAGGCAGCGGACATCGGTGCCTTCGTCGATGCCTTCGAACGCCAGCGCTACGGAAACGCGGCCTCCGCCCCCGGCGAGCTGCGCTCGCGCCTGGCCCGCCTGCGGCGCAGCCTGCCTTGGTTCCGCTGGCGCTGA